A genomic window from Candidatus Kouleothrix ribensis includes:
- a CDS encoding IS66 family transposase produces MTLLEEHTRLQADHAQLQTEHAELRALVVQLHAQLAAAQQRIAELEQQHTDPPPFVKSNRPKSAEPKPKRKKRAPHHNHGRKRMTPTRSVAHALERCPDCAYRLQGHSLDYAREVLELPEPQPIEVIEHRIIKRFCPHCKRWHSPKLDLDGVVLGQGRIGVRIASLIAYLRTTLRLPIRRIQAYLSSLHQLHLSTGEIVELLHQLRRTLQDELTQLKQAARASPILHGDETSWRENGQNGYIWAFSTPGDDAIRYYEYDHSRSQVVLKRILDGKFHGHLVSDFYGGYNAYAGKHQRCWTHLLRDLHALKAAHPQDTDVLAWAQSVRALYDQAHTWLDNHPEPSQAERECAYVALTSGSHQLGLQYARASTHACGALAKRLLRHEDELFQFVLIAGLSASNNLAERSIRPLVVCRKIVVARAARKEPRRAWGLPVYLRPGRRASSTPSMSASNGSRNWRPLLAKLLYPKSEQLRALP; encoded by the coding sequence ATGACGCTCCTTGAGGAACATACACGCTTGCAAGCTGACCATGCCCAGCTGCAGACCGAGCATGCCGAACTCCGCGCCTTGGTCGTGCAACTGCACGCGCAGTTGGCTGCTGCGCAGCAGCGCATTGCTGAATTGGAGCAGCAGCACACTGACCCGCCGCCCTTTGTCAAGTCCAATCGTCCCAAATCCGCTGAACCCAAACCAAAGCGCAAGAAGCGTGCGCCACACCACAATCACGGTCGTAAGCGTATGACACCTACCCGTAGCGTTGCGCATGCGCTCGAACGCTGCCCCGACTGTGCCTATCGCTTGCAGGGCCACAGCCTCGATTATGCACGTGAGGTACTGGAACTGCCCGAACCGCAGCCCATCGAGGTCATTGAGCACCGCATCATCAAACGCTTCTGTCCGCACTGCAAACGCTGGCACAGCCCCAAGCTCGACCTGGACGGCGTGGTGCTCGGTCAGGGGCGCATCGGCGTGCGGATCGCCAGCTTGATTGCCTATCTGCGCACCACCTTGCGCTTGCCCATTCGGCGTATTCAGGCCTATTTGAGCAGCCTGCACCAGTTGCACCTCAGCACGGGTGAAATTGTCGAACTCCTGCATCAGCTCCGTCGCACGCTCCAAGACGAGCTGACCCAGCTCAAGCAGGCGGCGCGGGCGAGCCCGATCCTGCACGGCGATGAAACCAGCTGGCGTGAGAATGGGCAAAACGGCTATATCTGGGCCTTCTCGACGCCAGGCGACGACGCCATCCGTTATTATGAATATGACCACAGCCGCTCCCAAGTGGTGCTCAAGCGCATCTTGGATGGCAAGTTTCACGGGCACTTGGTGAGTGACTTTTATGGTGGCTACAACGCGTATGCGGGCAAGCATCAACGCTGCTGGACGCACCTGCTGCGTGATCTGCACGCACTCAAAGCGGCGCATCCGCAGGACACGGACGTGCTGGCATGGGCGCAGTCGGTGCGGGCGCTCTATGATCAGGCGCACACGTGGCTGGACAACCACCCGGAGCCGAGTCAGGCGGAGCGCGAGTGTGCGTATGTGGCGTTAACCAGTGGCAGCCATCAACTCGGGCTCCAGTACGCTAGAGCGTCCACGCATGCGTGCGGTGCGCTCGCCAAGCGGTTGCTGCGGCACGAAGATGAGCTGTTCCAGTTCGTGCTCATTGCGGGCTTGAGTGCGAGCAATAATCTGGCCGAACGCTCCATCCGTCCGCTGGTGGTTTGCCGCAAGATCGTGGTGGCTCGCGCAGCAAGGAAGGAACCAAGACGCGCATGGGGCTTGCCAGTTTATTTGAGACCTGGCAGGCGCGCAAGCTCAACCCCTTCGATGAGTGCCTCAAACGGCTCAAGGAATTGGCGTCCGCTCCTCGCGAAACTCCTTTACCCCAAATCTGAACAGTTACGCGCACTGCCATAG
- a CDS encoding NUDIX hydrolase — protein MTLFPAAPESAQVPITRDFTATTFVVQHGCTLLLLHRKLGKWFPPGGHIDANELPDVAALREVREESGLEVELLSQGRAIGAIRMLPQPHCILLEDIAPGHQHIDLIYFAAVVGGSLVPSEREASAARWFSWDALADPQIADDIRELGRRAIECYRPGAQRLTAEPGL, from the coding sequence ATGACTCTTTTCCCAGCCGCACCCGAATCGGCGCAGGTGCCAATCACGCGCGACTTCACGGCTACCACATTTGTGGTACAGCATGGTTGCACGCTTTTGCTGCTGCATCGCAAGCTTGGCAAGTGGTTTCCACCTGGCGGCCATATCGACGCAAACGAGCTACCCGATGTGGCGGCGCTGCGTGAAGTGCGCGAGGAGTCGGGCCTGGAGGTCGAGCTGCTTAGCCAGGGGCGTGCGATCGGCGCGATCCGCATGCTACCGCAGCCGCACTGCATCCTGCTCGAAGATATTGCACCTGGGCACCAGCATATCGACTTGATCTATTTTGCGGCAGTGGTTGGCGGCAGCCTTGTGCCCTCGGAGCGCGAGGCCAGTGCGGCGCGTTGGTTCAGCTGGGATGCGCTGGCCGACCCACAGATCGCCGACGATATTCGCGAGCTTGGACGCCGCGCGATCGAGTGCTACCGACCGGGGGCGCAGCGGCTAACAGCTGAACCAGGCCTCTGA
- a CDS encoding STAS domain-containing protein — translation MESLRIPILKIGDVLIASIQTTLHDSSAVQFKDDLLQRIFETRARGLIVDLTAVEVVDSFIGRLISDIASMAGLMGTRVVITGLQPAVAITLVELGLELPQVLTALNLEKGLAALQRQIEESGDGAR, via the coding sequence TTGGAAAGCCTCCGTATTCCAATTCTAAAAATTGGCGATGTTTTGATTGCTTCCATTCAGACGACACTCCACGACTCGTCTGCGGTGCAATTCAAAGACGACCTGCTTCAGCGCATATTCGAGACGCGTGCGCGTGGTTTGATCGTCGATCTCACGGCAGTCGAGGTTGTCGATAGTTTTATCGGTCGCCTGATCAGCGATATCGCGTCGATGGCCGGCTTGATGGGTACGCGGGTTGTTATCACTGGCCTGCAGCCCGCAGTAGCGATCACCCTGGTTGAGCTAGGGCTAGAGCTACCACAGGTTCTTACAGCGCTAAACCTCGAGAAGGGTCTGGCGGCACTTCAGCGTCAGATCGAGGAGAGTGGTGATGGCGCAAGGTAA
- a CDS encoding anti-sigma regulatory factor, whose translation MAQGKAAVIRSDLDIVIARTLARDTAKTMGFGAIDQARIATAVSELARNIFLYAGTGIVTVREIERTGRKGIEIVCEDQGPGIANINVVMQDGYSTSRGMGMGLPGAKRLMDEFEIRSQEGIGTTITCRKWRM comes from the coding sequence ATGGCGCAAGGTAAAGCGGCAGTGATCCGTAGCGACCTTGATATCGTCATTGCCCGGACGCTAGCCCGCGATACCGCGAAGACTATGGGCTTTGGCGCTATCGATCAGGCGCGCATTGCAACAGCAGTGAGCGAACTGGCGCGTAATATCTTTCTCTACGCAGGCACCGGTATTGTCACAGTGCGCGAGATCGAGCGCACTGGCCGTAAGGGCATTGAGATCGTGTGTGAAGACCAGGGGCCTGGCATCGCAAACATCAATGTGGTGATGCAGGATGGTTATAGTACCTCGCGTGGCATGGGCATGGGTTTGCCTGGCGCCAAGCGGCTGATGGACGAATTCGAGATTCGCTCGCAAGAGGGCATCGGCACAACGATTACCTGCCGAAAGTGGCGTATGTAG
- a CDS encoding SulP family inorganic anion transporter — protein MIATFLRLPLVALYRREFAEYSWKIFQRDLLAGLTVGAVALPLALAFGVASGATAAAGMVTAVLAGIVIAGLGGAAYQISGPTGAMSAVLIVLAQRYGLPGVWVAGLMAGMFLVLLGVFRLGRYISFIPSPVITGFTSGIALIIAIGQLDNVLGVQTPKAESTLTKLLYYFTHLVVPDWHTLALAALVIAAMLITPRINSNIPGSLLGMILASVAALVAGWQVPVIGEIPRTIVLGERLTLAAIPWGALTDLLPAAISIAALGGIESLLCGAVGATMTGKPIDSNQELIGQGIGNMLIPFFGGVPATAAIARTSVGVKSGGITRATSFVHAGVLLLSALALAPLIGHIPLAALAGVLLVTAWRMNEWESIRFFARARLKHAITGMLVTMVATVALDLTQAILIGIAISALIYIRQSAGSVGVTDEAVDLERLRLIGHRLLNTDASIHIYYLTGPLFFGSVSTVLEALKNAGDWRTLIISMRGVPLIDAMGIQALEQIVEAQRHRGGQVCFSGIQPAVQDMFARTGLLERVGEANIYWSADQAIVALHGEAVPATGAPV, from the coding sequence ACCGCCGCCGCCGGTATGGTCACTGCTGTGCTGGCAGGCATTGTGATCGCCGGCCTGGGTGGCGCGGCCTACCAGATCAGCGGCCCAACCGGTGCCATGTCGGCGGTGCTGATCGTGCTGGCCCAGCGCTATGGCCTGCCGGGTGTGTGGGTGGCCGGGCTGATGGCCGGCATGTTCCTGGTGCTGCTGGGCGTGTTTCGGCTCGGCCGCTATATCTCGTTCATCCCTTCGCCGGTGATTACCGGATTCACCAGCGGCATCGCACTGATCATTGCGATCGGCCAGCTCGACAATGTGCTGGGTGTGCAGACGCCTAAGGCTGAAAGTACGCTCACCAAGCTGTTGTACTACTTCACGCATCTGGTTGTGCCCGACTGGCACACGCTCGCGCTGGCTGCGCTTGTGATCGCGGCTATGCTGATTACCCCGCGCATCAACAGCAACATCCCCGGCTCGTTGCTCGGTATGATCCTTGCCTCGGTCGCTGCGCTGGTAGCCGGCTGGCAGGTGCCGGTGATCGGCGAGATCCCGCGCACGATCGTGCTCGGCGAGCGGCTAACGCTCGCCGCGATCCCATGGGGCGCGCTAACCGACCTGCTGCCGGCGGCGATCTCGATCGCTGCGCTGGGCGGGATCGAGAGCCTGCTCTGCGGTGCTGTCGGCGCAACCATGACCGGCAAACCGATCGATAGCAACCAGGAGCTGATCGGCCAGGGCATCGGCAATATGCTCATTCCATTCTTTGGCGGGGTGCCGGCCACTGCGGCAATCGCGCGCACCAGTGTGGGCGTGAAGAGCGGCGGAATCACCCGCGCCACGAGCTTCGTACACGCCGGCGTGCTGCTGTTGAGCGCGCTGGCGCTGGCGCCGCTGATCGGGCACATCCCATTGGCAGCGCTGGCCGGCGTGCTGCTGGTCACCGCCTGGCGTATGAACGAGTGGGAGTCGATCCGCTTCTTCGCCCGCGCACGGCTCAAGCACGCCATCACGGGCATGCTGGTGACGATGGTCGCCACTGTCGCGCTCGACCTGACGCAGGCGATTCTGATCGGCATCGCGATCTCGGCGCTGATCTACATCCGCCAGTCGGCCGGCAGCGTCGGCGTGACCGACGAGGCGGTCGACCTCGAGCGCCTGCGCCTGATCGGCCATCGCCTGCTCAATACCGATGCGTCGATCCACATCTACTACCTGACCGGGCCGCTGTTCTTCGGCAGTGTGAGCACGGTGCTCGAGGCCTTGAAGAACGCCGGCGACTGGCGCACGCTGATCATCAGCATGCGTGGCGTGCCGCTGATCGATGCCATGGGCATCCAGGCGCTTGAGCAGATCGTTGAAGCGCAGCGCCACCGTGGTGGCCAGGTATGCTTCAGCGGCATCCAGCCGGCAGTGCAAGACATGTTCGCGCGCACGGGGCTGCTCGAGCGCGTTGGTGAGGCGAATATCTACTGGAGCGCCGACCAGGCAATCGTGGCGCTGCACGGCGAGGCTGTGCCGGCCACAGGGGCGCCGGTGTGA